Proteins encoded within one genomic window of Amorphoplanes friuliensis DSM 7358:
- a CDS encoding AAA family ATPase, with protein sequence MAQWGTGAGDGGTLRLLGRSRESAELDRMVAAARSGESRVLVVHGPPGVGKTALLDHARQAATGLRVLRVFGVESEMELAFAALHQVCAPLLELLPRLRAPQRTALETVLGLRAGAPPDRFLVGLAVLSLLSEASEQGPLLCVVDDAQWMDRSSAQTLSFVARRLLAESVALLFGTRDRDPDLLGLPELEVTGLRDADAHALLDAVTRGTLERHIRDRIVAETRGNPLALVELPHGLSVTELAGGLGLLRAGALPGRIEQSFLGRIRELPDETRTLLLVAAAEPVGDPAPVWRAAGRLGVTPATALAKGTDGLLSIEERVTFRHPLVRSAVYHSAEPGERRAVHLALAEVTDGTTDPDRRAWHLASAAAAPDEAVAAELERSAGRAQARGGLAGAAAFLQRAVQLTTDPARRADRALAAAGATLQAGDIEAAGRLTAIAVRDAPDEFTRARAALIRGHIAFSAGRHDEAPRGLLAAAQRLEPFDAKLARETYMLAWGAAFMGGGQEDLLAISRAVAALRRRGGPPLPIDLVLDGFSSLVLGSRTDAVRVLQQATVALADLPVEDILLWGWVANTVPVSVWDDVAMQTITDRWVDVIRAAGALGHLPLYLTGAGMSRSFTGDLATAGDLASEADTVAAALALPISPYLQLRLTALRGREPEASALITETIARADAAGEVLGVTIAQWSAAVLDNGLSRFDQAMSAAQVCTRIAELWISVWALPELVEAAARLGELEIARAALDRLTESAGPCDTDWAQGTLARCRALLSESSAAEGHFRTAVERLGRTELRPELARAHLLYGEWLRRDRRRIEAREQLRTAYEMFVLIGMEAFAERARRELLATGETVRKRRVEAAAPDQLTPQERQIAVLVREGFSNPEVATRLFISPRTVEWHLRKIFTKVGVTSRRQLREALPRDT encoded by the coding sequence GTGGCGCAATGGGGGACAGGCGCGGGCGACGGCGGAACGCTGCGCCTGCTCGGGCGGAGCCGGGAAAGCGCGGAGCTCGACCGGATGGTGGCCGCGGCCCGGAGCGGTGAGAGCCGCGTGCTGGTGGTGCACGGCCCGCCGGGCGTCGGCAAGACCGCCCTGCTCGATCACGCACGGCAGGCGGCAACCGGCCTGCGGGTGCTGCGGGTGTTCGGTGTCGAATCCGAGATGGAGCTGGCGTTCGCGGCGCTGCATCAGGTGTGTGCGCCGCTGCTGGAGCTGCTGCCCCGCCTGCGGGCGCCGCAGCGGACCGCGCTCGAGACCGTGCTGGGCCTGCGTGCCGGCGCGCCGCCCGACCGTTTCCTGGTCGGCCTGGCCGTGCTGAGCCTGCTGTCGGAGGCGTCCGAGCAGGGTCCGCTGCTCTGCGTCGTCGACGATGCACAGTGGATGGACCGGTCCTCGGCCCAGACGCTGAGCTTCGTCGCCCGTCGCCTGCTGGCCGAGTCGGTCGCGCTCCTCTTCGGTACGCGCGACCGCGACCCGGATCTGCTCGGCCTGCCCGAGCTGGAGGTCACCGGGCTGCGCGACGCCGACGCGCACGCCCTGCTCGACGCGGTCACCCGCGGCACCCTGGAGCGGCACATCCGTGACCGGATCGTCGCCGAGACCCGGGGCAACCCGCTCGCCCTGGTCGAGCTGCCGCACGGGCTCTCGGTGACCGAGCTGGCCGGCGGGCTCGGTCTGCTGCGCGCCGGTGCGCTGCCGGGCCGCATCGAGCAGAGCTTCCTCGGCCGCATCAGGGAGCTGCCCGACGAGACGCGGACATTGCTGCTGGTCGCCGCGGCCGAGCCGGTGGGCGACCCGGCGCCGGTGTGGCGGGCCGCGGGCAGGCTCGGGGTGACACCGGCGACTGCCCTGGCCAAGGGAACGGACGGGCTGCTGTCGATCGAGGAGCGGGTGACGTTCCGGCATCCGCTGGTCCGGTCGGCCGTCTACCACTCGGCCGAGCCCGGGGAGCGCCGGGCGGTGCACCTGGCGCTGGCCGAGGTGACCGACGGGACGACCGATCCGGACCGCCGGGCCTGGCATCTGGCGTCGGCCGCCGCCGCACCCGACGAGGCCGTGGCGGCCGAGCTCGAACGCTCGGCGGGGCGGGCGCAGGCCCGTGGCGGACTGGCCGGCGCCGCGGCGTTCCTGCAACGGGCCGTGCAACTGACGACCGACCCCGCCCGCAGGGCCGACCGGGCGCTGGCCGCGGCCGGCGCCACCCTGCAGGCCGGCGACATCGAGGCGGCGGGCCGGCTGACCGCGATCGCCGTCCGGGACGCTCCGGACGAGTTCACCCGGGCGCGGGCGGCGCTGATCCGCGGCCACATCGCCTTTTCCGCCGGTCGCCACGACGAGGCGCCCCGCGGTCTGCTGGCGGCGGCCCAGCGGCTCGAGCCGTTCGACGCGAAGCTGGCCCGCGAGACGTACATGCTGGCGTGGGGTGCGGCGTTCATGGGCGGTGGCCAGGAAGATCTGCTCGCGATCTCCCGGGCTGTCGCCGCCCTGCGGCGCCGCGGTGGACCGCCGCTGCCGATCGACCTGGTGCTCGACGGGTTCTCCTCGCTGGTCCTGGGGAGCCGGACCGACGCGGTCCGGGTGCTGCAGCAGGCCACGGTGGCGCTGGCGGACCTGCCCGTGGAGGACATCCTGCTGTGGGGCTGGGTGGCCAACACCGTTCCGGTGTCCGTCTGGGACGACGTGGCGATGCAGACGATCACCGACCGCTGGGTCGACGTGATCCGGGCCGCCGGCGCCCTGGGTCATCTCCCGCTCTACCTGACCGGCGCGGGCATGTCACGCTCGTTCACCGGCGACCTCGCCACCGCCGGTGATCTCGCCAGCGAGGCCGACACCGTCGCCGCCGCGCTCGCACTGCCGATCTCGCCCTACCTGCAGCTGCGGCTGACCGCCCTGCGGGGCCGGGAGCCCGAGGCGTCGGCGCTGATCACGGAGACGATCGCCCGGGCGGACGCCGCCGGTGAGGTACTGGGGGTGACGATCGCCCAGTGGTCGGCCGCGGTCCTGGACAACGGCCTGAGCCGGTTCGACCAGGCGATGTCAGCGGCCCAGGTCTGCACCCGCATCGCCGAGCTGTGGATCTCGGTCTGGGCGCTGCCCGAGCTGGTCGAGGCGGCGGCCCGCCTGGGTGAGCTGGAGATCGCCCGGGCCGCCCTGGACCGGCTGACCGAATCGGCCGGGCCGTGCGACACCGACTGGGCTCAGGGCACTCTGGCGCGGTGCCGGGCGCTGCTCAGCGAGTCGTCGGCCGCGGAGGGCCACTTCCGGACGGCCGTCGAGCGTCTCGGCCGCACCGAGCTGCGTCCCGAGCTGGCCCGGGCCCACCTGCTCTACGGCGAATGGCTGCGCCGGGACCGGCGGCGGATCGAGGCACGGGAACAGCTACGGACCGCGTACGAGATGTTTGTCCTGATCGGGATGGAGGCCTTCGCCGAGCGGGCCCGCAGAGAGCTGCTGGCGACCGGTGAGACGGTGCGGAAACGCCGCGTGGAGGCCGCGGCGCCGGACCAGCTGACACCCCAGGAACGCCAGATCGCCGTGCTGGTGCGCGAGGGTTTCTCCAACCCGGAGGTCGCCACCCGGCTGTTCATCAGCCCGCGCACGGTGGAGTGGCACCTGCGCAAGATCTTCACGAAGGTCGGGGTGACCTCGCGCCGGCAGCTCCGCGAGGCCCTGCCCCGGGACACGTGA
- a CDS encoding epoxide hydrolase family protein — translation MTTQQQQPASRAIRPFTVRFREGALDDLRRRLAATLRPTRELVGDRSQGVQLATMEALGQYWEKEYDLRRVQSRLNAVPQFTTVIDGVDIHFLHIRSRHPDALPLIMTHGWPGSVIEMLDSVGPLTDPTAHGGSAADAFHLVLPSLPGYGFSAEPVELGWDLVRTARAWAELMDRLGYDRYVAQGGDVGAGVTDAMGRLGPQGLAGIHTNLLVTALNDPASLPNTTEEEQAALAALKVFQTSGNGYFVEMATRPQTIGYALLDSPSALAAWMIDHDTDAYYKIASAFVDGKPSGNLTADHILDNITAYWLTGTGASTSRSYWEAYGPDAPAAGRPPLPDPRVPVGFSTFPGEIWRTPRSWAEQSYPTLNYYGVAERGGHFAAWEEPELFAEQVRAAFRPLRGGRR, via the coding sequence ATGACAACGCAGCAACAGCAACCGGCCAGCCGGGCGATCCGACCGTTCACGGTCCGTTTCCGCGAAGGGGCGCTCGACGATCTGCGCCGCCGCCTGGCGGCCACCCTCCGGCCGACCCGCGAGCTCGTCGGCGATCGTTCCCAGGGGGTGCAACTGGCCACGATGGAAGCGCTGGGCCAGTACTGGGAGAAGGAGTACGACCTGCGGCGGGTCCAGTCCCGCCTGAACGCGGTGCCCCAGTTCACCACCGTGATCGACGGTGTGGACATCCACTTCCTGCACATCCGGTCGCGGCATCCGGACGCCCTGCCGCTGATCATGACGCACGGCTGGCCGGGATCGGTCATCGAGATGCTCGACTCGGTCGGCCCGCTGACCGACCCGACCGCGCACGGCGGCAGCGCCGCGGACGCCTTCCACCTGGTGCTGCCGTCGCTGCCCGGGTACGGCTTCTCGGCGGAGCCGGTCGAGCTCGGCTGGGACCTCGTCCGCACCGCCCGCGCCTGGGCCGAGCTGATGGACCGCCTCGGTTACGACCGGTACGTGGCACAGGGTGGTGACGTCGGTGCGGGTGTCACCGATGCGATGGGGCGGCTGGGCCCGCAGGGGCTGGCCGGCATCCACACCAACCTGCTGGTGACGGCGCTCAACGACCCGGCGTCGCTGCCGAACACCACCGAGGAGGAACAGGCCGCCCTCGCGGCGCTCAAGGTCTTCCAGACCAGTGGGAACGGCTACTTCGTGGAGATGGCGACCCGGCCGCAGACCATCGGGTACGCGCTGCTGGACTCGCCGTCCGCCCTCGCCGCCTGGATGATCGACCACGACACCGACGCCTACTACAAGATCGCGAGTGCGTTCGTCGACGGCAAACCTTCGGGCAACCTCACCGCCGACCACATTCTCGACAACATCACGGCGTACTGGCTGACCGGAACCGGGGCGTCCACCTCCCGCTCGTACTGGGAGGCCTATGGACCGGACGCGCCCGCCGCCGGCCGGCCACCGCTGCCGGACCCTCGCGTGCCGGTGGGTTTCAGCACTTTCCCGGGCGAGATCTGGCGGACGCCGCGCAGCTGGGCCGAGCAGTCCTACCCCACCCTGAACTACTACGGGGTCGCCGAACGCGGCGGCCACTTCGCCGCCTGGGAGGAGCCGGAACTCTTCGCGGAGCAGGTGCGGGCCGCATTCCGTCCGCTGCGGGGTGGACGACGATGA